The following proteins are co-located in the Nitrospirota bacterium genome:
- a CDS encoding 2-oxoacid:acceptor oxidoreductase family protein, which produces MIKKRLNIRMSGLGGQGAVTAAHVLAMAANRDGKFSISNPFFGAEKRMAPAESYCRIGIERIYDRGELVFPDVIQVFHPQVITMGKSYTMPFYSGVKEGGLVVINSDQELLSADDIERLKDLNVKVFYIAGTELAIEVAGTELSTNMAMIGSVAGITKCVSMEALDGALQERFGKKFVASGGTASLDEAIKKKFAKKEMLLAKNLATVQAAYEIASKWAEENKYELRVGNPAVAA; this is translated from the coding sequence ATGATCAAGAAACGACTGAATATCCGGATGTCGGGATTAGGCGGACAGGGCGCCGTCACTGCCGCACATGTCCTGGCCATGGCCGCCAACCGCGACGGCAAGTTTTCGATCTCCAATCCCTTCTTCGGGGCCGAGAAGCGTATGGCGCCAGCCGAGAGTTATTGCCGGATCGGCATTGAACGAATCTATGACCGTGGAGAATTGGTATTCCCTGACGTCATCCAGGTCTTTCATCCTCAGGTCATCACCATGGGGAAAAGCTACACGATGCCCTTCTACTCAGGCGTGAAAGAAGGCGGCCTCGTCGTCATCAACTCCGACCAGGAGTTGCTGTCAGCCGATGACATTGAACGGCTCAAGGATCTCAATGTGAAAGTATTTTACATTGCGGGAACCGAGCTCGCGATCGAAGTGGCCGGCACCGAGCTCTCGACCAATATGGCGATGATCGGATCGGTCGCTGGCATCACCAAGTGCGTCTCCATGGAAGCCCTAGACGGAGCCTTGCAGGAACGGTTCGGCAAGAAGTTCGTCGCCTCCGGTGGAACCGCCTCCTTGGATGAAGCGATCAAGAAGAAGTTCGCCAAGAAAGAAATGTTGCTGGCTAAGAACTTGGCGACCGTGCAGGCGGCCTATGAAATCGCCAGTAAATGGGCCGAAGAGAATAAGTATGAGCTGCGAGTCGGTAATCCTGCCGTCGCCGCTTAA
- a CDS encoding proteasome accessory factor PafA2 family protein — MLNRIFGLETEYGLLVNQELPDHTPTWFAHKIRDHLFHVQRRGVLDLHHRGHDEPPGNGGFLTNAGRMYLDMGHLEWASPECESLSDVVAADRAGDQLLQDAVEDLGLADQVSLIKNNVDHETDATFGSHENFLVSRRFPFTRRGLGPLVTFLVTRQIFTGAGRVGTAGPQDAWIQMDRLIVPRGANQRHGQHPAMPFQISQRADYIVNDFFEWVQQNRAIVNTRDEPLADPNQYRRIHLLLGDSNMAEVATALKLGTTGLVLQLIEEGHAPIDLELHEPVETMQELSQDQDRQWIVQLQSGKSISAIDIQEAFLAAAQAHYRGQDGETDWVLDQWEAVLQDLRGDYTKLVGRVDWASKLWLLDTFREAEQLTWADPALKSLDLEYHNLHQGKGLYFGLMEEGRVPRLTTDKAIALAMDHPPRNTRAFGRGELVRHLLASGLPDEPADSSPEERFSPSYVINWSIFQLRGQAPFPMPDPFKTYVQEVRTHLQSV, encoded by the coding sequence ATGTTGAACCGTATTTTCGGACTTGAAACCGAGTACGGACTCTTGGTGAACCAAGAGCTGCCCGATCATACGCCTACCTGGTTTGCCCACAAGATTCGAGACCATCTGTTTCACGTCCAACGGCGTGGGGTGCTGGATCTGCACCATCGTGGGCACGATGAACCGCCGGGTAACGGAGGATTTCTCACCAACGCCGGGCGCATGTACCTCGACATGGGACATCTGGAATGGGCCTCGCCGGAATGTGAGTCGCTCAGCGATGTCGTGGCTGCCGACCGTGCCGGCGATCAGTTGCTGCAGGATGCCGTTGAAGACCTCGGTCTGGCCGATCAGGTGTCGTTGATCAAAAACAATGTGGACCATGAAACCGATGCGACCTTCGGGTCGCACGAGAACTTTCTCGTGTCGAGACGGTTCCCCTTTACCAGGCGCGGCCTTGGGCCCCTGGTCACCTTTCTCGTCACCAGACAGATTTTTACGGGAGCCGGGCGTGTCGGGACCGCCGGGCCCCAGGACGCGTGGATTCAGATGGACCGGCTCATCGTGCCGCGGGGCGCGAATCAGCGCCATGGGCAGCATCCTGCCATGCCGTTTCAGATTTCTCAGCGCGCCGATTACATCGTGAATGATTTCTTCGAATGGGTGCAGCAGAATCGTGCCATTGTGAATACGAGAGATGAACCGCTGGCAGACCCGAATCAATACCGCCGTATTCATCTCCTCCTCGGTGATTCCAATATGGCGGAGGTGGCGACGGCCTTGAAGTTGGGTACAACAGGGTTGGTGCTGCAACTGATCGAAGAGGGCCATGCCCCGATCGACCTGGAGCTCCATGAGCCGGTTGAAACCATGCAGGAACTGTCTCAGGATCAGGACCGGCAATGGATTGTGCAGCTGCAATCGGGGAAGTCGATTTCCGCCATCGACATTCAGGAGGCCTTTCTCGCCGCGGCGCAAGCCCACTATCGTGGGCAGGACGGCGAAACCGATTGGGTGCTCGATCAATGGGAAGCGGTGTTGCAGGACCTCCGCGGGGATTACACCAAGCTAGTCGGTCGGGTTGATTGGGCCTCGAAGCTCTGGCTGCTTGACACCTTCCGGGAGGCGGAGCAGTTGACCTGGGCGGATCCGGCGTTGAAGAGCCTCGATCTGGAATATCACAATCTCCATCAAGGCAAGGGGCTCTACTTTGGACTTATGGAGGAAGGCCGGGTTCCGCGCCTCACCACCGACAAGGCGATTGCCTTGGCCATGGACCATCCGCCCCGCAATACCAGAGCCTTTGGTCGCGGCGAACTCGTTCGGCATTTGCTGGCCAGTGGACTGCCCGATGAACCGGCAGATTCCAGTCCGGAAGAGCGATTCTCCCCATCCTATGTGATCAACTGGTCGATCTTCCAATTGCGCGGGCAGGCGCCTTTCCCCATGCCGGATCCCTTCAAAACCTACGTGCAGGAAGTACGGACGCATCTGCAATCGGTGTAG
- a CDS encoding proteasome subunit alpha: MYEEPYRWVEAVGNRRQYLDEQFKQGSPVVALTYDGGILLTTVSKGTSKLYEIYDRLALGGMGHPTDLEKLRFSLLEMAHVEGFNRSPSDVTGSRLVKYGIAPVIKQAFEEVYKAPFIVRILVAELGVKPEKDAILTINYDGTFEELTGCAVLAATPAAQTKMTAYLREQTPATLSLEQALDLALRAWAIGSLAHQQEETDQQAEPDPSAGNAGAVTSPVPSADVLMAHVRGIAGGRSLECAVLERQAPGTSKYRALKPSDLARLLPKSLQSAVAN; the protein is encoded by the coding sequence ATGTATGAAGAGCCCTATCGCTGGGTCGAAGCCGTCGGCAATCGACGCCAGTATCTCGATGAACAGTTCAAGCAGGGGAGTCCGGTCGTTGCGTTGACCTATGATGGAGGCATCCTCCTGACGACGGTGAGCAAAGGAACATCGAAGCTCTACGAGATCTATGACCGATTGGCATTGGGCGGAATGGGGCATCCCACGGATTTGGAAAAGCTTCGCTTTAGCCTGCTTGAAATGGCGCATGTCGAAGGATTCAACCGTTCGCCCTCCGATGTGACGGGATCGAGGTTGGTGAAATACGGCATCGCCCCTGTCATTAAGCAGGCGTTTGAGGAAGTGTATAAGGCGCCGTTCATCGTGCGTATTCTTGTGGCCGAGTTGGGGGTGAAGCCGGAGAAGGATGCGATCCTGACGATCAACTACGATGGTACGTTTGAGGAGTTGACCGGTTGTGCGGTCTTGGCGGCCACTCCAGCTGCCCAGACGAAGATGACGGCCTATCTAAGAGAACAGACGCCTGCCACGCTGTCGTTGGAGCAGGCCTTGGATCTGGCGCTGCGCGCCTGGGCCATCGGCTCCCTCGCGCATCAACAGGAAGAGACGGATCAACAGGCTGAGCCCGATCCATCTGCCGGCAACGCTGGTGCAGTGACCTCTCCGGTCCCTAGTGCCGACGTGCTGATGGCGCATGTGCGTGGCATTGCCGGAGGGCGGTCCCTTGAATGTGCCGTTCTTGAGCGCCAGGCTCCCGGTACGTCCAAGTATCGGGCGTTGAAGCCGTCCGATCTGGCACGACTTCTCCCGAAGTCACTTCAATCCGCCGTGGCGAACTGA
- a CDS encoding proteasome subunit alpha — MGMQGDFLQLLKEQGYTLGVPAAVGTGHALTNATTILAFKYRDGVLVAGDRRATAGNMVMYDRTDKVLEIDRHSVMAIAGVPATAYEMVRVLEHSFKYYRRTQLQELSFDGKLRAISKLLKDNVPAALAGTGAVVPVFAGYDLEQGSAKIYFYDILGAEFEGVEYAVSGSGSPTIRGILHYLNTWGDQPLNRLPEEQAMVQALRLLTSAAEFDSATGGVNREASLYPVIKLITGAGVQTVPDATLKPLYESQVVRYV, encoded by the coding sequence ATGGGGATGCAAGGGGACTTTCTTCAGCTGTTGAAGGAACAGGGCTACACGTTGGGCGTACCGGCAGCGGTGGGGACCGGCCATGCGCTGACGAATGCCACGACGATTTTGGCGTTTAAGTATCGCGATGGTGTCCTGGTGGCCGGCGATCGTCGCGCAACCGCCGGCAATATGGTGATGTACGATCGGACGGACAAGGTGTTAGAGATCGATCGGCACAGTGTGATGGCGATTGCCGGCGTGCCGGCGACCGCCTATGAAATGGTGCGGGTCCTGGAGCATTCCTTCAAATATTACCGGAGAACGCAGCTCCAGGAGTTGAGTTTCGACGGCAAACTGCGCGCGATCTCCAAGCTCTTAAAGGATAATGTGCCTGCGGCCTTAGCCGGGACTGGTGCGGTGGTTCCGGTGTTTGCCGGCTACGATTTAGAGCAGGGCTCGGCCAAGATCTATTTCTACGATATTCTGGGGGCGGAGTTTGAAGGTGTGGAGTATGCGGTGTCCGGCTCCGGTTCTCCGACGATCCGGGGCATTTTACACTACCTGAATACCTGGGGCGATCAGCCCCTCAATCGGCTCCCTGAAGAGCAGGCCATGGTGCAGGCCTTACGGTTGCTCACGAGCGCGGCAGAGTTCGACTCGGCGACCGGCGGTGTCAATCGGGAGGCGAGTCTCTATCCCGTGATCAAGTTGATTACCGGGGCCGGCGTGCAGACGGTGCCGGACGCGACCTTGAAACCCCTCTATGAATCACAGGTGGTGCGTTATGTATGA
- a CDS encoding transketolase C-terminal domain-containing protein, with the protein MADTHSVIGTKNKKGQTFTDTWKMMNEAPRTPSFYTGSEVIKEALRRASCDVMIAYPITPQSEAAALIGELFAEGYIGDYFRGESEFAVMSQCAGAAFGGARVFTTTAGPGTMRAMENFPMWSGARLPIQMIVTCRGINSPLSIQPDTLEIAYLLNTGMLVWHAETAQDFFDWILMGYMVSEEPDVHLPLALCCDGFFVTHTKDVVNLTPVDMCLPPYDPYRSPVPCMDMECPPVRMMRDPFVMKSNYISYATHASWQQEVWAAVERSRKHTIKWLNGLIETENTDAEVIIVASGTAVSQGREAIRLLEDEGIRCGLVKVKVLRPWPGEEIRDATKNAKHIIVPEFNVTGWLAKEIKATIPNSERVHAGPRVCGGMTMPPEIIVSEIKTLLGIHTVSMASRG; encoded by the coding sequence ATGGCAGACACACACTCAGTCATCGGCACAAAGAATAAAAAAGGGCAGACCTTTACCGACACCTGGAAAATGATGAACGAGGCGCCCCGTACGCCGTCGTTCTATACGGGCAGCGAAGTCATCAAAGAAGCCCTTCGGCGGGCCAGTTGCGACGTGATGATTGCTTACCCCATTACCCCGCAGAGCGAAGCAGCCGCCTTGATCGGCGAACTCTTTGCCGAGGGGTACATCGGTGATTACTTCCGCGGCGAGAGCGAATTCGCCGTCATGTCGCAATGCGCGGGAGCGGCCTTCGGCGGCGCGCGCGTCTTTACGACGACCGCGGGACCCGGCACGATGCGTGCGATGGAGAATTTCCCGATGTGGTCCGGCGCACGGTTGCCGATCCAGATGATCGTCACCTGCCGTGGCATCAACTCGCCACTGTCGATTCAGCCTGACACGCTTGAGATTGCCTATCTCCTGAACACCGGCATGCTCGTCTGGCATGCGGAAACGGCCCAGGACTTCTTCGATTGGATCCTCATGGGCTACATGGTGTCGGAAGAGCCGGATGTGCACCTTCCCTTGGCGCTGTGCTGCGACGGGTTCTTCGTCACGCACACCAAGGACGTGGTCAATCTGACTCCAGTCGACATGTGCTTGCCTCCCTACGACCCCTATCGCTCGCCTGTGCCCTGCATGGACATGGAATGTCCACCGGTCCGGATGATGCGCGATCCGTTTGTCATGAAGAGCAACTACATCAGCTACGCCACCCACGCATCCTGGCAACAAGAAGTCTGGGCGGCAGTGGAGCGGTCACGCAAGCACACGATCAAGTGGCTGAACGGGTTGATTGAAACAGAAAATACCGATGCCGAAGTCATCATCGTCGCCTCTGGCACAGCCGTCTCACAGGGCCGTGAAGCCATCCGCCTCCTCGAAGACGAAGGCATCCGTTGCGGTCTGGTCAAAGTCAAAGTCTTGCGGCCATGGCCGGGCGAGGAAATCCGTGACGCCACGAAGAACGCCAAACACATCATCGTCCCGGAGTTCAATGTGACCGGATGGCTGGCCAAGGAAATCAAGGCCACTATCCCCAACAGCGAACGGGTGCATGCAGGCCCGCGCGTCTGCGGCGGCATGACGATGCCACCGGAAATCATCGTTTCCGAAATCAAGACCCTGCTTGGTATACATACCGTATCGATGGCCAGTCGCGGCTGA
- a CDS encoding pyruvate ferredoxin oxidoreductase, whose protein sequence is MYNVAQVIDEKCVAKKGCRLCIMYCPEANCLDLNTSKMVAEVIIDRCKGCELCVVVCDAAKHNAISMQAVSATGQLMSNKGESAALGQAYQG, encoded by the coding sequence ATGTATAACGTAGCGCAAGTCATCGATGAGAAATGCGTGGCCAAAAAGGGATGCCGCCTCTGCATCATGTATTGTCCGGAAGCCAATTGCCTCGACCTGAATACAAGCAAGATGGTAGCCGAAGTGATTATTGACCGTTGCAAGGGCTGTGAGCTCTGCGTGGTCGTCTGCGACGCGGCCAAACATAATGCCATCAGCATGCAGGCGGTCAGCGCCACCGGGCAACTGATGTCCAATAAAGGTGAGTCAGCAGCTCTTGGGCAGGCCTACCAAGGCTAA
- a CDS encoding thiamine pyrophosphate-dependent enzyme → MSKEKIKISEDLYDIMPSDYQDLVKSATYGKEDRGWKDIGNSKELIEQHSLCAGCPESMAFRYILASLPNPEDTVMVGSTGCTSLVFPMVAVHNIHSLFGNQNAIASGLKRALSVRFPGRTKDVVVLAGDGATVDIGLDMTLQAWFRQEKFTTICFDNELYANTGGQESGLMQKGFVAKMAPVGKLFDKVRLPEIARESGCHYVVQCTVSKPSLIEKVVRNAVMISREIGPTYLQLYTPCILEIGKNSMEGLQEMRDSEKPTERFAYKEYISEPAKQLLAEMAAKDKEKKAAAKQLASQGA, encoded by the coding sequence ATGAGCAAAGAGAAAATCAAAATTTCAGAAGACCTGTACGACATCATGCCATCCGATTATCAAGATCTGGTCAAGAGCGCGACCTATGGCAAAGAAGACCGTGGCTGGAAGGACATCGGCAACAGCAAGGAACTGATCGAGCAGCATTCACTCTGCGCCGGCTGCCCCGAATCTATGGCCTTCCGCTATATCCTGGCCTCCTTACCTAACCCCGAAGACACCGTCATGGTCGGCTCCACCGGCTGTACCAGCTTGGTGTTCCCCATGGTGGCCGTGCACAACATCCATTCCCTCTTCGGTAACCAGAACGCCATCGCCTCAGGCTTGAAGCGCGCCTTGAGCGTCCGCTTCCCGGGCCGGACGAAAGACGTAGTCGTGCTCGCCGGCGACGGCGCCACCGTCGATATCGGCCTCGACATGACCTTACAAGCCTGGTTCCGCCAGGAGAAGTTCACCACGATTTGTTTCGATAACGAACTCTACGCCAACACGGGTGGCCAGGAGAGCGGTCTGATGCAGAAGGGCTTCGTTGCCAAGATGGCGCCGGTTGGAAAACTTTTCGACAAGGTGCGTCTGCCGGAAATTGCCCGTGAATCAGGCTGCCATTACGTAGTGCAATGCACGGTCAGCAAGCCCTCACTCATTGAGAAGGTGGTCCGGAACGCGGTTATGATCTCGCGCGAAATCGGCCCGACCTACCTCCAGCTCTATACGCCTTGCATTCTCGAAATCGGGAAGAACAGCATGGAAGGCCTTCAAGAGATGCGGGATTCTGAAAAGCCGACCGAGCGGTTCGCCTACAAAGAGTACATCAGTGAGCCAGCCAAGCAACTCCTGGCAGAGATGGCCGCCAAGGACAAGGAAAAGAAGGCCGCAGCCAAGCAGCTGGCCTCGCAGGGAGCCTAA
- a CDS encoding alpha/beta fold hydrolase, producing MEPNWRIFTPAALLHNSYLMTVLPGYWSRRALLAGIPTESRLFTTEPHTQILGFCHWQTARADCQTVVLVHGLEGSSESHYMHGIAAKAYRTGFNVIRLNQRTCGGTEHLTSTLYNSGLSQDFRAVVHELAQSDGLNRIWLVGYSMGGNLVLKAAGEFGSSESALAGTIAVCPNIDPAQCAKALEEPRNWIYHNHFLSKLKSRMKRKAALFPGKWSLTGLDRIRTISDFDDRYTAEDGGYASGADYYNLAGSQHVIGKIAVPTIIVTAQDDPFIPYSMFSLPAIHQNQHIQLAAPYYGGHCGFVQQYRRDEDRFWVENRIVESIGLSGAGTARRPRPTR from the coding sequence ATGGAGCCTAACTGGCGAATATTCACACCGGCCGCGCTCCTCCATAATTCATATCTCATGACCGTTCTGCCAGGCTACTGGTCTCGCCGAGCGCTCCTTGCCGGAATTCCGACTGAGTCACGACTCTTCACCACAGAACCTCATACCCAAATACTCGGCTTCTGCCACTGGCAGACAGCCAGAGCCGATTGTCAGACCGTCGTACTCGTGCACGGACTTGAAGGCAGTAGCGAGTCGCACTATATGCATGGGATTGCCGCAAAAGCCTATCGCACAGGCTTCAATGTCATACGCCTGAACCAGCGAACATGTGGCGGAACCGAACACCTGACGTCGACGCTCTATAACAGCGGATTAAGCCAGGACTTTCGAGCCGTCGTCCATGAATTGGCGCAGTCCGATGGACTCAATCGCATCTGGCTTGTCGGCTATTCGATGGGAGGAAACCTCGTCCTCAAAGCAGCTGGAGAATTCGGCTCGTCGGAGTCAGCATTGGCCGGCACGATCGCCGTGTGCCCGAATATCGATCCAGCGCAATGTGCCAAAGCGTTGGAAGAGCCAAGAAACTGGATCTACCACAATCACTTCTTGAGCAAGCTCAAATCGCGCATGAAGCGCAAGGCCGCGCTCTTTCCAGGAAAATGGAGCCTCACAGGACTCGATCGTATCCGTACCATCAGCGACTTCGACGACCGTTACACCGCCGAAGACGGAGGATATGCGAGTGGCGCTGACTACTACAATCTGGCCGGCTCGCAGCATGTAATAGGGAAGATCGCCGTGCCAACCATCATCGTCACGGCACAAGACGATCCGTTCATTCCCTACTCGATGTTTTCGCTCCCGGCCATCCACCAGAACCAGCACATTCAACTGGCTGCACCCTACTATGGCGGCCATTGCGGATTCGTTCAGCAATACCGGCGGGATGAAGACCGATTCTGGGTAGAAAATAGAATTGTCGAATCGATAGGACTGTCCGGAGCAGGAACTGCCAGGCGGCCTCGTCCAACCAGGTAA